GCCTACCGGGACATGCTGTGGGATTTCGAGGTGCGCACGTCGGATCCGTGGCTTCTTAAACAGGAATACGAATAGAGATTTTTCAGCTATGAGACTTGAATCGCTTCGATGGGAAAGGCCGCGTTTGGCCGTACTGCTCACGCTGTTTCTGACGGCATGGGGGCTTGCCGGATGCGGCGCGTCCGACCGTGGAGGGGACGGAGCCGCTGGCGAGGGAGTTGCCGGCGCTCCGCCGAACATCGTATTTATTCTGGCCGACGATCTCGGCTACGCAGATGTGGGGGTTTTCGGGCAGACCCGCATCGCGACGCCCAGCCTCGACCGCATGGCGGCGGAAGGCCTCCGGTTCACGCAGTTTTATTCGGGTTCTACCGTGTGCGCTCCGTCACGCAGCGTGCTCATGGACGGGCGGCACACGGGGCATACCTACATCCGGGGCAACAGGGAAATACTCCCTTACGGGCAGGAGCCCATCCCCGATTCGGTCGTGACCTTTGCCGAAGTGCTCAAGGGGGCCGGGTACCGGACCGGCCTGGTGGGCAAGTGGGGGCTGGGCGGTCCCGATACGCCGGGGCACCCGAATCTCCAGGGGTTCGATTATTTTTTCGGTTATCTCGGGCAGCGGCACGCCCATAATTACTATACCGAATTTCTTTTCCATAACGAGGACAGCGTATCGGTAGCCGGCAACAGAATGCCCGAACCGCGCCGAGGGGACGGCGCCGGCGAAGCCATCGACAAGATCACCTACAGCCACGATCTTTTTGCGGATTCGGCGCTGGCCTTCATCGACCGGAACCGGGAAGGGCCGTTTATGCTCTATTTCGCGTTGACGATTCCCCACGCCAACAATGAAGCGGGACCCCGCGGCATGGAAGTCCCTGACTACGGGCGCTACGAGCACATGGACTGGCCGGAGGCCGAGAAGGGGATGGCTGCGATGGTTACCCGGATGGACGCCGACATAGGCCGTGTGCTTGATCGGCTGGAAGAACACGGCATTGCCGAAAACACGCTCGTTTTCTTCACCAGCGACAACGGCCCGCACCGCGAAGGGGGGCATGATCCGGAATATTTCGATTCGAACGGAGCGCTTCGAGGCTTCAAGCGGGACCTGTACGAAGGCGGCATCCGCGTGCCGACCATTGCCTGGTGGCCGGGAAGCGTGGAGGCGGCCGCCTCCACGGATCATGTAGGATATTTTACCGATATGCTGCCGACCTT
This genomic stretch from Bacteroidetes bacterium SB0662_bin_6 harbors:
- a CDS encoding arylsulfatase, giving the protein MRLESLRWERPRLAVLLTLFLTAWGLAGCGASDRGGDGAAGEGVAGAPPNIVFILADDLGYADVGVFGQTRIATPSLDRMAAEGLRFTQFYSGSTVCAPSRSVLMDGRHTGHTYIRGNREILPYGQEPIPDSVVTFAEVLKGAGYRTGLVGKWGLGGPDTPGHPNLQGFDYFFGYLGQRHAHNYYTEFLFHNEDSVSVAGNRMPEPRRGDGAGEAIDKITYSHDLFADSALAFIDRNREGPFMLYFALTIPHANNEAGPRGMEVPDYGRYEHMDWPEAEKGMAAMVTRMDADIGRVLDRLEEHGIAENTLVFFTSDNGPHREGGHDPEYFDSNGALRGFKRDLYEGGIRVPTIAWWPGSVEAAASTDHVGYFTDMLPTFAGLAGVASPEGIDGIDMTPTLLGRSGDQREHEYLYWEFHEDGMAQAVRMGSWKGVRTPVHDAIEVYDLDADISETTDVAAQHPDVAARLDSIMQAAHRPSSIEWRKR